One region of Pyramidobacter sp. YE332 genomic DNA includes:
- a CDS encoding oligopeptide/dipeptide ABC transporter ATP-binding protein, protein MSAILEVVDLRKYFETPRGLLHAVDGVSFAIERGKTLGVVGESGCGKSTLGRTVIHLQEPTSGTIVFEGRDISRVDEHRLKDLREDMQMIFQDPFSSLNPRMSVGQLIAEPLLIYKKHGTERELARHVARLMDTVGLARRLANSYPHELDGGRRQRIGVARALALEPKFIVCDEPVSALDVSIQAQIINLMQDLQEAMNLTYMFITHDMSVVRHVSDDIMVMYLGSMVEFADSEEMFNVRLHPYTQALLAAVPIPVIGAKKERSLLKGEITSPVGLGDGCRFAKRCPHAEDRCFRETPRLDELRPRHFVACHRARQINRLSLDKRLELRPERLDFS, encoded by the coding sequence ATGTCTGCGATCCTTGAAGTCGTCGATCTGAGAAAGTATTTCGAGACGCCCCGCGGTCTGCTGCACGCCGTGGACGGCGTGTCCTTTGCCATCGAACGGGGCAAGACTCTCGGCGTCGTGGGCGAATCGGGCTGCGGCAAATCCACGTTGGGGCGTACCGTGATCCATTTGCAGGAACCGACATCCGGCACGATCGTCTTTGAAGGGCGGGACATCAGCCGCGTTGACGAACATCGGCTCAAAGATCTGCGCGAAGACATGCAGATGATTTTTCAGGATCCCTTTTCGTCGTTGAACCCGCGCATGTCCGTCGGCCAGCTGATCGCCGAGCCTCTGCTGATCTATAAGAAACACGGAACTGAGCGCGAACTGGCGCGTCACGTCGCCCGACTGATGGATACCGTCGGCCTGGCGCGCCGTCTGGCGAACTCGTATCCCCACGAGCTCGACGGCGGACGCCGGCAGCGCATCGGAGTCGCCCGCGCCCTGGCGCTGGAACCGAAGTTCATCGTCTGCGACGAGCCCGTGTCGGCGTTGGACGTGTCCATTCAGGCGCAGATCATCAACCTGATGCAGGATCTTCAGGAAGCCATGAACCTCACCTATATGTTCATCACCCACGACATGTCGGTGGTCCGCCATGTTTCCGACGATATCATGGTCATGTATCTGGGCAGCATGGTGGAGTTTGCCGATTCGGAAGAAATGTTCAACGTCCGTCTGCATCCCTACACGCAGGCCTTGCTGGCCGCCGTCCCCATACCGGTGATCGGAGCGAAGAAGGAGCGCTCGTTGCTGAAAGGCGAGATCACCTCGCCTGTCGGGCTCGGCGACGGATGTCGTTTTGCGAAACGCTGTCCTCATGCCGAGGATCGCTGCTTTCGGGAAACGCCCAGGCTCGACGAGCTCCGCCCGCGCCACTTTGTCGCCTGCCACCGGGCGCGGCAAATC